In one window of Coleofasciculaceae cyanobacterium DNA:
- a CDS encoding efflux RND transporter periplasmic adaptor subunit has product MQSNSSRYSPKSEETLQPKVTKEQTKHDYPVQNGKTSTPPKPKQPWQIVLGLILLLLLGYGGWRWWQSSQANNESPQATQVQAAPVGLKTLQSSPIQETSQFIGSLTSRQSVTISPEIEGRVSNIYVSEGDEVQAGQPLVQLRPNRQTAELSGLQAALNSAQAARANAQAQLQSAQSERAAAAAEVELQNEQYQRRQFLVEEGALSQEELDLVQRDRLGAVAQLNSFDDQIEAARANLNQAEAAVAEAEANVEVSEDQLQDTNIAAPFAGEVGNIIVKLGEYVAPGNPLTSVTQNDPLELELAIPVQRRADLRTGLPVELEDTQGNSLGRGSITFVSPQVNANSQTILTQAQFSNPDGQLRDSQDVRARVIWSERQGVLVPTTAVNRIGGQAFVYVAQKPENTEARSQGQTQGQTQNQPELVARQVPVELGEIQNNSYPVLEGLQPGDRVVVSGILNLSNGAPIQPQAEDQLQIQQGSK; this is encoded by the coding sequence ATGCAGTCAAACTCCTCCCGCTATTCGCCAAAATCTGAAGAGACACTTCAGCCTAAAGTTACTAAAGAACAAACAAAGCACGATTATCCTGTTCAAAATGGTAAAACTTCTACTCCTCCCAAGCCCAAGCAACCCTGGCAGATAGTGCTGGGATTGATTCTGTTATTATTACTGGGATATGGAGGATGGCGATGGTGGCAAAGTAGCCAAGCCAATAACGAGTCTCCTCAAGCGACTCAAGTTCAAGCTGCACCTGTAGGCTTAAAAACACTACAATCCTCTCCCATACAGGAAACCTCTCAATTTATTGGTAGTTTGACATCTCGCCAGTCGGTAACGATTAGCCCAGAGATTGAAGGCAGGGTCAGCAACATTTATGTCTCAGAAGGGGATGAGGTGCAGGCTGGACAGCCTTTAGTACAGCTTAGACCCAATCGTCAAACGGCAGAGTTAAGTGGCTTGCAAGCAGCCCTCAATTCCGCCCAGGCTGCAAGAGCTAACGCCCAAGCACAACTACAATCGGCACAGTCCGAGCGAGCGGCAGCAGCGGCAGAAGTAGAACTACAAAACGAGCAGTATCAACGTCGTCAATTTTTGGTTGAAGAAGGGGCATTATCGCAAGAAGAACTAGATTTAGTCCAACGCGATCGCCTTGGCGCTGTGGCTCAACTCAATTCCTTTGATGACCAAATTGAAGCAGCCCGTGCCAATCTTAACCAAGCTGAGGCAGCAGTAGCAGAAGCCGAGGCTAATGTGGAAGTTTCTGAAGACCAACTGCAAGACACCAATATAGCTGCCCCGTTTGCTGGCGAGGTAGGCAATATTATCGTCAAACTAGGAGAATATGTTGCTCCTGGCAATCCATTGACCAGCGTGACCCAAAACGACCCTTTAGAATTAGAATTGGCAATTCCAGTACAGCGTCGCGCCGATCTCCGTACTGGTTTACCAGTCGAACTCGAAGATACGCAAGGAAATTCTCTGGGCAGGGGAAGTATTACTTTTGTATCACCTCAGGTAAATGCCAATAGCCAAACAATATTAACCCAGGCTCAATTTTCCAATCCCGACGGTCAGTTGCGCGATAGTCAGGATGTACGCGCACGGGTGATTTGGTCTGAGAGACAGGGAGTTTTAGTGCCTACAACTGCCGTTAACCGCATTGGAGGACAGGCTTTTGTTTATGTAGCTCAAAAACCAGAGAATACAGAAGCAAGATCTCAAGGTCAAACTCAAGGACAAACTCAGAACCAGCCTGAATTAGTTGCCCGACAAGTTCCCGTAGAATTAGGAGAAATTCAAAATAACAGCTATCCAGTTTTAGAAGGACTTCAGCCAGGCGATCGCGTCGTCGTATCGGGAATTCTTAATCTTTCTAATGGTGCGCCGATTCAACCCCAAGCCGAAGACCAGCTTCAGATTCAACAAGGCAGTAAATAG
- a CDS encoding efflux RND transporter permease subunit — protein sequence MFSSFFIKRPILTSVCALLILLLGAVSIPTLPIAQYPEIAPPQVTVSANYIGASANVVENTVTNVLEREINGVEASRYISSTSSSGSSSINITFDPSRDADLAAVDVQNRVSIAEGRLPETVQRTGVTVQRESAGFLMAIGIYAEGDRYSPLFLSNYADISMAEALQRVNGVGNVQIFGERRYAMRLWLNPNLLASRNLTPQDVVDAINEQNVQAAVGGLGQQPSSDDLLYQIELEANTRLTNVEEFENIVVSSEEDDALIKVKDIGRVELGAQDYSTFLRFNGQEGIGLGISQLPGSNALEVASAIKEELARLAESFPPGIKYQIAFDSTAFVNESLSEVVFTLVQAILLVILIIFIFLQDWRTTIIPVLTIPTSLIGTFIFVKAFGFSLNTLTLFGLTLATGIVVDDAIIVVENISRLIEEGESPGKAAIASMEELSGAVIATSLVLMAVFIPVAFFPGATGAIYRQFALTLAFSIAVSTFLALTLAPAVSALLLRKENQPPRWLNWFFTRFNRFLDWVRRKYRGLLEKLTHLKSIAIGIFVLLLGLTIFLYNQVPSGFLPEEDQGYFITIAQGPPGVSLDYTRQVLKKAEADMLELPEVEAVFTIGGFSFGGGGANSGLMFTNLKPWSERTEANQSAQAIIGRLRQQFAAIPEARILPNNPPAIRGLGSFGGFTLHLQELNSGGDINNLVDVSNQFIQQANGQPELNSVYTTFTANTPRYEVSINRDAAEALQVNIDDILSTLGIALGSSYVNDFTLQQRNYRVYVQADQQFRARPDDVRQLYVRSANDEMISLANLVTLTPTSGPSTIPHFNLFRAIEISGSAAEGYSSGEAISTIGELSEEVLPSGYDYAWSGTALEELSSSGQAPIIFGLGLVMVFLVLAAQYENYFDPLIIMMAVPLAVLGALLALSLRGLENDIYGQIGLVMLIGLASKNAILIVEFANQLREQGYSTVKAAVEASEQRLRPILMTAFSTIVGLFPLAIASGAGAASRQSLGTVVIGGMLVATFLSLLIVPVLYIVISGVSDRVAKHLPSPPTDRQTKNGKRDVALTSSIEANNSRQ from the coding sequence ATGTTCTCATCCTTCTTTATCAAGCGACCTATCTTAACTAGTGTTTGCGCTTTACTAATCCTATTGTTAGGTGCGGTGAGTATTCCTACACTGCCGATCGCCCAGTATCCTGAGATCGCTCCTCCCCAGGTTACGGTTTCGGCTAACTATATTGGGGCTAGTGCCAACGTAGTCGAAAATACGGTAACAAATGTACTGGAACGAGAAATTAACGGGGTCGAGGCATCGCGCTATATTTCCTCAACCAGCAGTAGCGGTAGCAGCAGTATTAATATTACCTTCGATCCCTCTAGAGATGCTGACTTAGCAGCGGTTGACGTACAAAATCGGGTTTCAATCGCCGAGGGACGGCTACCCGAAACAGTTCAGCGCACTGGGGTAACGGTACAGCGAGAAAGTGCGGGCTTTTTGATGGCGATCGGAATTTATGCAGAAGGCGATCGCTATAGTCCTCTGTTTCTGAGTAACTACGCCGATATTTCCATGGCAGAGGCACTACAACGAGTCAACGGGGTGGGGAACGTCCAAATTTTTGGCGAACGTCGTTACGCGATGCGGTTGTGGTTGAACCCTAATTTACTGGCAAGTCGCAATCTAACCCCTCAAGATGTGGTGGATGCCATTAACGAACAGAATGTCCAGGCAGCAGTTGGTGGATTGGGACAACAGCCCTCTTCTGATGACTTGCTCTATCAAATCGAGCTAGAAGCCAATACTCGCTTAACTAACGTAGAAGAGTTTGAAAATATTGTCGTTAGTTCGGAAGAAGATGACGCGCTGATTAAGGTCAAAGATATCGGTCGAGTCGAGTTGGGGGCGCAAGACTATAGTACCTTCTTAAGATTTAACGGACAGGAAGGGATTGGTTTGGGGATTTCTCAGCTTCCAGGCAGTAATGCTTTAGAAGTCGCCAGTGCGATTAAAGAGGAATTAGCTCGTTTAGCGGAAAGTTTTCCTCCAGGAATTAAATATCAGATTGCTTTTGATTCGACTGCTTTTGTGAATGAATCTCTTTCGGAGGTAGTTTTCACCTTAGTGCAAGCGATATTGCTGGTAATCTTAATTATTTTTATCTTTTTGCAAGATTGGCGCACCACAATTATTCCCGTTTTAACCATTCCCACCTCTTTAATCGGCACGTTTATTTTTGTCAAAGCGTTTGGTTTTTCTCTCAATACCCTGACGCTATTTGGATTAACTCTAGCAACGGGGATCGTGGTAGATGATGCCATTATTGTCGTGGAAAATATCAGCCGACTGATTGAAGAGGGGGAGAGTCCTGGCAAAGCTGCGATCGCTTCTATGGAAGAGCTTTCTGGTGCAGTCATTGCGACTTCTTTAGTCTTAATGGCGGTATTTATTCCCGTGGCATTCTTTCCAGGGGCGACAGGAGCAATTTACCGTCAATTTGCTTTGACTTTAGCATTTTCCATTGCCGTTTCTACTTTTCTAGCACTTACCCTCGCTCCTGCTGTCTCGGCACTGTTGCTGCGTAAAGAAAATCAGCCCCCCCGTTGGCTAAACTGGTTTTTTACTCGATTCAACCGCTTTTTAGATTGGGTACGGCGCAAGTATCGCGGTTTGTTAGAGAAATTAACTCATCTCAAAAGTATTGCGATCGGTATATTTGTCCTGTTATTAGGATTGACTATCTTCCTCTATAACCAAGTTCCTAGCGGATTTCTCCCTGAAGAAGACCAAGGATACTTTATTACTATCGCTCAAGGACCTCCTGGGGTGTCTCTCGACTATACCAGACAGGTGTTAAAAAAAGCGGAAGCGGATATGTTAGAACTGCCAGAAGTCGAGGCTGTGTTTACCATTGGTGGCTTCAGTTTTGGGGGTGGCGGTGCTAATAGTGGCTTGATGTTTACCAATCTCAAACCTTGGTCGGAACGAACAGAAGCTAACCAGTCAGCCCAGGCAATTATTGGCAGATTAAGACAGCAGTTTGCTGCAATCCCAGAAGCGAGAATCTTACCTAACAACCCGCCAGCAATTCGCGGACTCGGCTCTTTTGGTGGATTTACGCTCCACCTGCAAGAACTTAACTCTGGAGGAGATATTAATAATCTCGTTGATGTATCGAATCAATTTATCCAGCAAGCAAATGGGCAACCAGAGCTAAATTCGGTCTACACTACTTTTACCGCTAATACTCCTCGCTATGAGGTAAGTATCAATCGCGACGCAGCGGAGGCACTTCAGGTAAATATTGATGATATTCTCTCTACATTGGGCATTGCTCTAGGTTCTAGCTACGTTAATGACTTTACCCTACAACAGCGCAACTATCGAGTTTACGTCCAAGCAGACCAACAGTTTCGCGCTCGACCAGATGATGTCAGACAACTGTACGTTCGCTCTGCCAATGATGAGATGATTTCTCTGGCTAATTTAGTTACCCTAACTCCCACCTCTGGACCTTCTACCATTCCCCATTTTAATTTATTCCGAGCGATTGAAATTTCGGGTTCGGCAGCAGAAGGCTATAGTTCTGGAGAAGCAATTTCTACCATTGGCGAGTTGTCCGAAGAAGTCTTACCATCGGGCTATGATTATGCCTGGTCGGGAACGGCATTAGAAGAACTTAGTTCAAGCGGTCAAGCACCAATAATCTTTGGACTGGGGTTAGTGATGGTATTTCTGGTACTAGCTGCCCAATACGAAAATTATTTCGACCCGCTGATTATTATGATGGCAGTACCCCTAGCAGTGTTGGGAGCATTGCTAGCCCTATCTCTAAGAGGATTAGAAAATGATATTTACGGTCAGATCGGTTTGGTAATGTTAATCGGTTTGGCAAGTAAAAATGCGATTCTAATTGTCGAATTTGCCAACCAACTGCGAGAACAGGGGTATTCCACTGTCAAAGCTGCTGTAGAAGCTTCCGAACAACGCTTGCGTCCCATCCTGATGACCGCATTCTCTACCATCGTCGGTCTATTTCCTCTGGCGATCGCATCTGGGGCGGGTGCTGCTTCCCGTCAATCTTTGGGAACTGTAGTAATTGGCGGGATGCTTGTCGCTACTTTCCTCAGCTTACTGATCGTTCCCGTACTGTATATCGTAATTTCTGGCGTGAGCGATCGCGTTGCTAAACATCTACCTTCTCCTCCTACCGATCGACAAACCAAAAACGGCAAACGAGATGTAGCTCTTACTAGTTCTATAGAAGCAAATAATTCAAGGCAATAG
- a CDS encoding PQQ-dependent sugar dehydrogenase, with the protein MKFTNIFPNKTLLLTTILVGLTSCTFTPAEQATSKAQETTAQQPTSQSDRECTLVEEGFGATGTVNIQVEEVVTGLEVPWGIAFLPDGDMLVTERAGRIRLVRDGELQSSPIATIGVTDSGEGGLLGIAAHPDFADNRLFYVYYTVNNNGAEVNRVERWQLSQDELSATPKGIIIDDIPVAVYHNGGRLRFGPDGMLYIGTGDARNPETAQNIDSLAGKILRLTPDGQVPQDNPFPDNPAFIIGIRNTQGFDWLNESTLVVTDHGPSGELGRRGEDKVLVAQAGDNLGWPTTENCQAEKDAVTPSLVWREAVPPGGAAIYTGDAIPEWQGSLIIATLGSQHLHRVVFDSQSVGSIQSHEVYLQDELGRLREAIASPEGELYITTSNCDGRGSCPPEQDKILRIVR; encoded by the coding sequence CGGCACAACAACCAACCAGCCAAAGCGATCGCGAATGTACTTTAGTTGAAGAGGGTTTTGGTGCCACAGGAACGGTAAACATACAGGTGGAAGAGGTAGTAACGGGTTTGGAAGTACCTTGGGGAATTGCTTTTTTACCCGATGGAGATATGCTGGTAACCGAAAGAGCGGGACGAATTAGGCTAGTACGAGACGGCGAACTTCAATCCTCGCCAATAGCTACCATTGGCGTTACAGACAGTGGTGAGGGGGGTTTACTGGGCATTGCAGCCCATCCAGATTTTGCCGATAATCGGCTTTTTTATGTCTATTACACTGTTAATAACAACGGTGCGGAGGTCAACCGCGTCGAGCGATGGCAACTATCCCAAGATGAGCTTAGCGCAACTCCAAAGGGAATAATTATTGATGATATTCCCGTGGCAGTTTATCACAATGGCGGTCGTCTGCGCTTTGGTCCTGATGGAATGCTTTATATTGGTACGGGGGATGCGAGAAATCCAGAAACTGCTCAGAATATCGATAGCCTGGCGGGAAAAATTTTGCGCTTGACACCAGATGGACAAGTACCACAAGATAATCCTTTTCCCGATAATCCAGCCTTCATTATCGGCATTCGCAACACTCAAGGATTTGATTGGCTCAATGAATCTACTTTAGTAGTTACCGACCACGGCCCTAGCGGAGAATTGGGCAGAAGGGGTGAAGATAAGGTTCTGGTTGCCCAGGCAGGGGATAACCTGGGTTGGCCCACAACTGAAAACTGTCAGGCAGAGAAAGATGCGGTAACTCCTTCTCTGGTTTGGCGTGAAGCAGTACCGCCAGGGGGTGCAGCTATTTATACTGGTGATGCTATTCCCGAGTGGCAAGGTAGTTTGATCATTGCTACTCTCGGTTCTCAACATTTACACCGCGTTGTTTTCGATTCTCAGTCGGTCGGCTCGATTCAGTCACATGAAGTATATTTACAAGATGAATTAGGTAGGCTGAGAGAAGCGATCGCATCTCCTGAGGGAGAACTATATATTACAACCAGTAACTGCGACGGTCGAGGAAGCTGCCCGCCAGAGCAAGATAAGATTCTGCGAATAGTTCGCTAA